The proteins below are encoded in one region of Arthrobacter sp. CJ23:
- the sufD gene encoding Fe-S cluster assembly protein SufD — MTDITTEKARIGAPSAQPFIDGFTEEGESLSPINAGTAAAPSAGPLAGDSAKSHSHGGGVGIPDSSRAGRLTSYQLADFKPLTGLEEDWRFTPLKRLRGLHNSVLNGAAPSVAVTAPAGVVVETVGRDDQRIGQAGIPEDRVSANAWENFAEATVVTVPAELEAEDEISVLVTGAGEEASAQHIVIVAERFSKSVVILDHQGTAVVSENVEIIVEDGAQLTVISLQEWNDNAVHASSQQAKLGRDAKFKHIVVSLGGDLVRVTPSTRFTAPGGEAEMFGLYFADAGQHLEQRLFVDHAVANCKSNVLYKGALQGRNAHAVWVGDVLIRKEAEGTDSYEANRNLLLTDGARADSVPNLEIETGLIEGAGHASATGRLDDEHLFYLMARGIPEDVARRLVVRGFLNEIIQQIKVPALEERLTAAVERELAASDN; from the coding sequence ATGACTGACATCACTACTGAAAAGGCGCGCATCGGCGCGCCCTCGGCCCAGCCGTTCATCGACGGCTTCACCGAGGAAGGCGAGAGCCTCTCGCCGATCAACGCCGGTACGGCGGCAGCGCCGTCGGCAGGTCCGCTCGCCGGGGACTCCGCCAAGAGCCACTCGCACGGCGGCGGCGTCGGCATCCCGGACAGCTCCCGCGCCGGCCGCCTGACCTCCTACCAGCTCGCGGACTTCAAGCCCCTCACGGGCCTGGAGGAAGACTGGCGCTTCACCCCGCTCAAGCGACTGCGCGGCCTCCACAACAGCGTCCTCAACGGCGCGGCCCCGTCCGTCGCCGTCACGGCCCCCGCCGGCGTTGTCGTCGAGACCGTCGGCCGCGATGACCAGCGCATCGGCCAGGCCGGCATCCCGGAGGACCGCGTGTCCGCCAATGCCTGGGAAAACTTCGCCGAAGCGACGGTCGTCACCGTTCCCGCCGAGCTTGAGGCCGAGGACGAAATCTCCGTGCTCGTCACCGGTGCCGGTGAAGAGGCATCCGCGCAGCACATCGTGATTGTTGCCGAGCGCTTCTCCAAGTCCGTGGTGATCCTGGACCACCAGGGCACCGCGGTCGTGTCCGAGAACGTCGAGATCATCGTCGAAGACGGTGCGCAGCTCACCGTCATCTCGCTCCAGGAATGGAACGACAACGCCGTGCACGCTTCCTCGCAGCAGGCCAAGCTGGGCCGCGACGCGAAGTTCAAGCACATCGTGGTCAGCCTGGGCGGCGACCTCGTCCGCGTGACGCCGTCCACCCGCTTCACGGCTCCCGGTGGCGAGGCCGAAATGTTCGGCCTGTACTTTGCCGACGCCGGCCAGCACCTTGAGCAGCGCCTGTTCGTTGACCACGCCGTGGCCAACTGCAAGTCGAACGTCCTGTACAAGGGCGCACTGCAGGGCCGCAACGCCCACGCGGTCTGGGTCGGCGACGTCCTGATCCGCAAGGAAGCCGAAGGCACGGACAGCTACGAGGCCAACCGCAACCTGCTGCTGACCGACGGTGCCCGCGCCGACTCGGTTCCCAACCTTGAGATCGAGACCGGCCTGATCGAAGGTGCCGGCCACGCCAGCGCCACCGGCCGCCTCGACGACGAACACCTGTTCTACCTCATGGCACGCGGCATCCCGGAAGATGTGGCCCGCCGTCTGGTGGTGCGCGGCTTCCTCAACGAGATCATCCAGCAGATCAAGGTCCCGGCTCTCGAAGAGCGCCTGACCGCGGCTGTTGAGCGTGAGCTCGCTGCGAGCGACAACTAA
- a CDS encoding heme o synthase, whose amino-acid sequence MTATVSTTDTPINASPARGSNGISRKFKAYLALTKPRVIELLLVSTLPTMIFAQRGFPSLGLILATLVGGAFAAGSAGVFNCYIDRDIDKLMHRTEKRPLVTGEVTPREALIFGWILGAASIAILWFGANPLAAWLGLGAILFYVVIYTMILKRRTAQNIVWGGAAGCFPVLIAWAAVTNTLEWPAVVLFMVIFLWTPPHYWPLSMRYGEDYRNANVPMLGAIAGAKVVSVQVVLYAWAMVACSLLMVPVGRAGWVYTIAAVAAGAWFLYESHALYNRAQGGDVSNKGAMKVFHGSISYLTLLFIALAVDPFIGSPLVG is encoded by the coding sequence GTGACTGCCACCGTGAGCACAACAGATACGCCCATCAACGCGTCCCCCGCCCGGGGGAGCAACGGAATCTCCCGTAAGTTCAAGGCGTATCTTGCCCTCACCAAACCTCGCGTCATCGAACTGCTCCTGGTCAGCACCCTGCCCACCATGATCTTCGCCCAGCGCGGCTTCCCCTCGCTGGGGCTCATCCTGGCCACGCTCGTCGGCGGAGCGTTCGCCGCCGGCAGCGCCGGCGTCTTCAACTGCTACATCGACCGAGACATCGACAAGCTCATGCACCGCACCGAGAAGCGGCCCCTCGTCACCGGTGAAGTGACCCCCCGGGAAGCCCTCATCTTCGGCTGGATCCTGGGCGCGGCGTCCATCGCCATCCTGTGGTTCGGTGCCAACCCGCTCGCGGCCTGGCTGGGACTCGGCGCCATCCTCTTCTATGTGGTCATCTACACGATGATCCTCAAGCGCCGCACGGCACAGAACATCGTCTGGGGCGGAGCCGCCGGCTGCTTCCCGGTGCTCATCGCCTGGGCCGCCGTCACCAACACCCTCGAGTGGCCCGCCGTCGTGCTCTTCATGGTGATCTTCCTCTGGACGCCGCCGCACTACTGGCCGCTGTCCATGCGCTACGGCGAGGACTACCGCAACGCCAACGTCCCCATGCTCGGCGCCATCGCCGGGGCCAAAGTGGTTTCCGTGCAGGTGGTCCTCTACGCCTGGGCCATGGTTGCCTGCTCGCTGCTCATGGTTCCCGTCGGTCGGGCCGGCTGGGTTTACACCATCGCCGCCGTCGCCGCGGGAGCCTGGTTCCTCTACGAGTCCCACGCCCTGTACAACCGCGCCCAGGGCGGCGACGTCTCCAACAAGGGCGCCATGAAGGTCTTCCACGGTTCCATCAGCTACCTGACGCTGCTCTTCATCGCCCTCGCCGTGGATCCGTTCATCGGTTCCCCGCTGGTTGGCTAA
- a CDS encoding metalloregulator ArsR/SmtB family transcription factor translates to MSSPVSVPSKRHGALTAEPLAGTPALPDAEDRTRDRVLGAVLEHGPVSAAELGELLGFTPAAVRRHLDHLERSGVIEVKRVARAGAGAGRPARRYVLSSQGQSKLGDDYLNIASSALRRLQELAGDEAVREYAVERFADMERRYAPEVNDAGPDIAERAMALSKALSRDGYVASAHSIEAKAPLPAALSSIQLCQGHCPIQHLAAEFPVFCDAETEVFSRLVGVDVRRLSTLAGGGHVCTTHIPTGRPVAKEPDGPSVQPDSPYQESNNQQERP, encoded by the coding sequence ATGAGCAGCCCTGTTTCCGTGCCGTCCAAGCGGCATGGCGCACTGACGGCCGAGCCCCTTGCGGGCACGCCGGCGCTGCCTGACGCGGAAGACCGCACGCGCGACCGCGTCCTCGGCGCCGTGCTGGAGCATGGCCCGGTCAGTGCCGCCGAGCTGGGGGAGCTCCTCGGCTTCACCCCCGCCGCCGTCCGCCGCCACCTGGACCACCTGGAACGCAGCGGCGTCATTGAGGTCAAGCGCGTGGCCAGGGCCGGCGCGGGCGCCGGGCGTCCCGCCCGCCGCTACGTCCTGAGCTCGCAGGGCCAATCGAAACTCGGCGACGACTACCTCAACATCGCCAGCTCCGCCCTCAGGCGCCTGCAGGAACTGGCGGGCGACGAAGCCGTCCGTGAGTACGCCGTCGAGCGCTTTGCCGACATGGAACGGCGCTACGCGCCGGAAGTCAACGACGCCGGACCGGACATCGCCGAGCGCGCCATGGCGCTGTCCAAGGCGCTCAGCCGCGACGGCTACGTCGCCTCCGCCCACTCCATCGAGGCCAAGGCGCCGCTCCCCGCGGCGCTGTCCAGCATCCAGCTGTGCCAGGGCCACTGCCCCATCCAGCACCTGGCCGCGGAGTTCCCGGTCTTCTGCGACGCCGAGACCGAGGTGTTCTCGCGTCTGGTCGGCGTGGACGTCCGCAGGTTGTCCACGCTCGCCGGCGGCGGCCACGTTTGCACCACCCACATACCTACCGGGCGCCCGGTTGCCAAGGAGCCTGACGGCCCCTCAGTGCAGCCGGACAGCCCGTACCAGGAATCAAACAACCAGCAAGAAAGGCCGTGA
- a CDS encoding non-heme iron oxygenase ferredoxin subunit, with translation MSEQPKGELVCNANDIQVKQALRILIDDYPVAIVRDSMGEIHAIGDTCSHADISLSEGEIEGCAIECWGHGSQFDLRSGQPLQLPAYDPVPVFAVTLDGDDVYVDVSNVVNGASVENY, from the coding sequence ATGAGCGAACAGCCAAAAGGCGAACTGGTGTGCAACGCCAACGACATTCAGGTCAAGCAGGCGCTGCGCATCCTGATCGATGACTACCCCGTAGCCATCGTGAGGGACTCGATGGGAGAGATCCACGCCATCGGGGACACCTGCTCGCATGCGGACATCTCCCTGTCCGAGGGCGAGATTGAAGGCTGCGCCATCGAGTGCTGGGGCCACGGCTCCCAGTTCGATCTGCGCAGCGGCCAGCCGCTCCAGCTCCCCGCCTACGACCCCGTTCCCGTTTTCGCCGTCACCCTCGATGGTGACGACGTCTACGTGGACGTGAGCAACGTTGTGAACGGCGCCTCGGTAGAGAACTACTGA
- a CDS encoding heme A synthase has translation MSTASRLPKTIQRLAAKLPTQLNSSIRRLAVLSLIGQTVLVVTGGAVRLTASGLGCPTWPRCTSDSLVNTPEMGIHGFIEFGNRLLTFALAAVAVAMLVYLWNLRKERRDLFLLALGLLASIPAQAVIGGITVLSNLNPWVVGLHFLVSMALVVLATLLVNRAYGRAGRFMNRTLPALPGVASPVMAAVAAFSALAVMLGVVVTGAGPHAGDADAPRNDLDWDLFSHIHAVPAYLITAGTLFALYLVLRKRIPGIFRTAVFLLLAVTLLQAVIGFTQYYNGIPALLVGAHMLGAALLMSAATNAADIARFSPVK, from the coding sequence TTGAGCACGGCTTCCCGCCTCCCGAAAACCATCCAGCGCCTCGCAGCCAAGCTTCCCACGCAGCTCAACAGCAGCATCCGGCGCCTGGCGGTGCTCTCCCTCATCGGCCAGACCGTGCTGGTGGTCACCGGCGGCGCCGTCCGCCTGACGGCCTCCGGCCTGGGCTGCCCCACGTGGCCGCGGTGCACCAGCGACTCCCTGGTGAACACGCCCGAAATGGGCATCCACGGCTTCATCGAGTTCGGCAACCGGCTCCTGACCTTCGCCTTGGCCGCGGTGGCCGTCGCCATGCTGGTGTACCTGTGGAACCTCCGCAAGGAACGCCGCGACCTCTTCCTGCTGGCGCTGGGGCTGCTCGCCAGCATCCCGGCGCAGGCCGTGATCGGCGGCATCACGGTGCTCTCGAACCTCAACCCCTGGGTGGTGGGCCTGCACTTCCTGGTGTCCATGGCCCTCGTGGTCCTCGCCACCCTGCTGGTGAACCGGGCCTACGGCCGCGCGGGGCGCTTCATGAACCGCACCCTGCCCGCCCTGCCCGGCGTTGCTTCGCCGGTGATGGCCGCCGTCGCCGCGTTCTCTGCCCTGGCCGTGATGCTCGGCGTGGTGGTGACCGGGGCCGGCCCGCACGCCGGCGACGCCGACGCGCCCCGCAACGATCTGGACTGGGACCTGTTCTCCCACATCCACGCCGTCCCGGCCTACCTCATCACCGCCGGAACGCTCTTTGCGCTCTACCTGGTGCTCCGCAAGCGCATCCCGGGCATCTTCCGGACTGCCGTGTTCCTGCTCCTTGCCGTGACCCTGCTGCAGGCCGTCATCGGCTTCACCCAGTACTACAACGGCATCCCGGCGCTCCTGGTGGGCGCCCACATGCTCGGCGCCGCGCTGCTCATGAGCGCCGCCACGAATGCAGCAGACATAGCCCGCTTCAGCCCGGTCAAGTAG
- a CDS encoding ABC transporter ATP-binding protein, translated as MRSPDSPVLVIDGLIKDVGPLASLDGKMLRVVGGLSLVAERGQITALLGANGAGKTTTLECAQGLQRRTGGSISLLGEDPDTAGASLRARVGVMLQDGGLPPSARPIPLLRHVAGMYRNPMSVDLLVERLGISQFSRTNIRRLSGGQKQRLALAAALVGNPEILFLDEPSAGLDPQSRQIVFELIAELRDSGMGIVLTTHLMDDAQRLADYVYIIDGGHNVAEGTVAELLSGDHSTGEDITERTLFFDASAGLDFSAALGAGLTVSESRAGSYAVTGTLTPADLAALTAWWAARDIMPASLRLEARSLEDVFLDISGRDIR; from the coding sequence GTGCGATCCCCCGATTCCCCTGTCCTCGTTATTGACGGACTCATTAAGGATGTTGGCCCGCTGGCCTCCCTTGACGGCAAGATGCTCCGGGTGGTCGGAGGCCTTTCCCTCGTGGCCGAACGCGGCCAGATCACCGCGCTCCTGGGCGCCAACGGTGCCGGCAAGACCACCACGCTCGAATGCGCCCAGGGCCTCCAGCGGCGCACGGGCGGAAGTATCTCCCTCCTGGGCGAAGACCCGGACACGGCCGGGGCATCCCTGCGGGCACGCGTCGGCGTCATGCTCCAGGACGGCGGGCTGCCGCCGTCGGCCCGTCCCATCCCCCTGCTGCGCCACGTCGCCGGAATGTACCGGAACCCCATGTCCGTGGACCTCCTGGTGGAGCGGCTTGGCATCTCCCAGTTCAGCCGGACCAACATCCGGCGCCTGTCCGGCGGGCAGAAACAGCGGCTGGCCCTGGCCGCCGCGCTGGTGGGCAACCCCGAGATCCTGTTCCTGGACGAACCCAGCGCCGGCCTTGATCCCCAGTCCCGCCAGATCGTGTTCGAACTGATCGCCGAGCTCCGGGACTCCGGCATGGGCATCGTCCTGACCACCCACCTGATGGACGACGCGCAGCGGCTGGCAGACTACGTCTACATCATCGACGGCGGGCACAACGTCGCCGAGGGCACCGTCGCCGAACTACTGAGCGGCGACCACTCCACCGGCGAGGACATCACCGAGCGGACCCTGTTCTTCGATGCGTCCGCCGGGCTTGATTTCTCCGCCGCCCTCGGCGCGGGCCTCACTGTCAGCGAGAGCCGTGCCGGCAGCTACGCCGTCACGGGCACCCTGACCCCGGCAGACCTTGCCGCGCTCACCGCATGGTGGGCAGCGCGGGACATCATGCCGGCTTCCCTGCGCCTCGAAGCGCGCAGCCTCGAAGACGTTTTCCTGGACATCTCCGGAAGGGACATCCGATGA
- the tkt gene encoding transketolase, translating to MPAVSTERGSVFVPHLEEQELSWTSLDQRAVDTVRVLAADAVEKVGNGHPGTAMSLAPAAYLLFQKLMRHDPKNPDWIGRDRFILSPGHTSLTLYIQLFLSGYGLELKDLEALRTWGSLTPGHPEYKHTAGVEITTGPLGQGLASSVGFAYSQRRQRGLFDPEAAEGTSPFDHTVWVIASDGDLQEGVTSEASSLAGHQELGNLVVIYDENHISIEDDTDIAFTEDVLKRYESYGWHTQRVDWTKTGEYVEDVQELYSALLAAKAETNKPSIISLRTIIGFPAPKKQNTGKIHGSALGTEEVAALKEVLGFDPAKTFQVDEDVLAHARAVVDRGAAARTEWQADFEAWQSANPENAALLERIEAKKLPVELDAALPVFEAGKDVSTRAASGKVLNAIGPVMPELWGGSADLAESNNTTIEGSPSFIPASRSTDAWKGNPYGRVLHFGIREHAAASIVNGISLHGRTRAFSGTFLIFSDYQRPAIRLGALMGVPSLYVWTHDSIGLGEDGPTHQPVEQLATLRAIVGLDVVRPGDANEVAVAWKTMLENHENPAGIVLTRQNIPTYARGEGEAEGDTFGSVAGVAKGGYVLAEASKDGATVPADVILIGTGSEVQLAVQAREALQAEGIAARVVSMPCVEWFKKQDAAYREAVLPAAVQARVSVEAGLALGWAEFVGSAGRSISLEHYGASADYKRLFQEFGITAEAVAAAAKDSLAGLPA from the coding sequence ATGCCTGCCGTCAGCACAGAGAGGGGCTCGGTTTTCGTGCCACATTTGGAAGAGCAAGAACTGTCATGGACCAGCTTGGACCAGCGCGCTGTTGACACCGTGCGTGTCCTGGCCGCGGATGCCGTGGAGAAGGTCGGCAACGGCCACCCGGGCACGGCAATGTCCCTGGCGCCCGCCGCATACCTGCTGTTCCAGAAGCTGATGCGCCACGACCCCAAGAACCCGGACTGGATCGGCCGTGACCGGTTCATCCTGTCCCCGGGCCACACGTCCCTGACCCTGTACATCCAGCTCTTCCTCTCCGGCTACGGCCTGGAGCTGAAGGACCTCGAGGCGCTGCGCACCTGGGGTTCGCTGACCCCGGGCCACCCGGAGTACAAGCACACAGCCGGCGTGGAGATCACCACCGGTCCGCTCGGCCAGGGCCTGGCCTCCTCCGTGGGCTTCGCCTACTCCCAGCGTCGCCAGCGCGGCCTGTTCGACCCCGAGGCAGCGGAGGGCACCAGCCCGTTCGACCACACCGTCTGGGTCATTGCCTCCGACGGCGACCTCCAGGAAGGCGTGACCTCCGAGGCTTCCTCGCTGGCCGGCCACCAGGAACTGGGCAACCTCGTGGTGATCTACGACGAGAACCACATCTCGATCGAAGACGACACCGACATCGCGTTCACCGAGGATGTCCTCAAGCGCTACGAGTCCTACGGCTGGCACACCCAGCGCGTTGACTGGACCAAGACCGGCGAATACGTCGAAGACGTCCAGGAACTCTACAGCGCCCTGCTCGCGGCCAAGGCCGAGACGAACAAGCCCTCCATCATCTCGCTGCGCACCATCATCGGCTTCCCGGCCCCCAAGAAGCAGAACACCGGCAAGATCCACGGTTCCGCCCTGGGCACCGAGGAAGTCGCGGCACTGAAGGAAGTCCTGGGCTTCGACCCCGCCAAGACCTTCCAGGTTGATGAAGACGTCCTGGCCCACGCCCGCGCCGTTGTTGACCGCGGCGCAGCCGCCCGCACCGAATGGCAGGCAGACTTCGAAGCATGGCAGTCCGCCAACCCGGAGAACGCCGCACTGCTGGAGCGCATCGAAGCCAAGAAGCTTCCGGTGGAGCTCGACGCCGCACTGCCGGTGTTCGAGGCCGGCAAGGACGTGTCCACCCGCGCCGCGTCCGGCAAGGTCCTGAACGCCATCGGCCCGGTCATGCCCGAACTCTGGGGCGGCTCCGCCGACCTCGCCGAGTCCAACAACACCACCATCGAGGGCTCGCCGTCGTTCATCCCGGCATCGCGCTCCACCGATGCGTGGAAGGGCAACCCCTACGGCCGGGTCCTGCACTTCGGCATCCGCGAACACGCCGCAGCGTCGATCGTGAACGGCATCAGCCTGCACGGCCGCACCCGGGCGTTCTCCGGCACCTTCCTGATCTTCTCCGACTACCAGCGCCCCGCCATCCGCCTCGGCGCCCTCATGGGTGTCCCGTCGCTGTACGTGTGGACGCACGACTCCATCGGACTGGGCGAAGACGGCCCCACCCACCAGCCGGTGGAACAGCTCGCCACGCTGCGCGCCATCGTGGGCCTGGACGTGGTCCGCCCCGGCGACGCCAACGAGGTCGCTGTGGCCTGGAAGACCATGCTGGAGAACCACGAGAACCCTGCGGGCATCGTGCTGACCCGCCAGAACATCCCCACCTACGCCCGTGGTGAAGGCGAAGCCGAGGGCGACACCTTCGGCTCGGTCGCAGGCGTGGCCAAGGGCGGCTACGTCCTGGCCGAAGCCTCCAAGGACGGCGCGACCGTTCCCGCCGACGTGATCCTGATCGGCACCGGCTCCGAGGTCCAGCTGGCCGTCCAGGCCCGCGAAGCCCTCCAGGCCGAAGGCATCGCCGCCCGCGTGGTCTCCATGCCGTGTGTCGAATGGTTCAAGAAGCAGGACGCCGCCTACCGCGAAGCTGTCCTTCCGGCTGCCGTCCAGGCACGCGTTTCGGTCGAGGCCGGCCTGGCCCTGGGCTGGGCCGAGTTCGTCGGCTCCGCAGGCCGTTCGATCTCGCTCGAACACTACGGCGCTTCCGCCGACTACAAGCGCCTCTTCCAGGAGTTCGGCATCACGGCAGAGGCAGTCGCCGCCGCCGCCAAGGACTCCCTCGCCGGCCTCCCGGCCTGA
- the sufC gene encoding Fe-S cluster assembly ATPase SufC produces the protein MSTLEIKDLHVSIETEQGTKEILKGVSLTIKTGETHAIMGPNGSGKSTLASTIAGHPRYTVTSGSITLDGEDVLAMSVDERARAGVFLAMQYPVEVPGVTMTNFLRTAKTAIDGEAPALRTWTKDVKAAMAQLRIDADFAQRNVNEGFSGGEKKRVEILQLELFKPKFAVLDETDSGLDVDALKVVSEGVNRAHEGGNMGTLLITHYTRILRYIKPDFVHVFVDGQVVEEGGPELADRLEEEGYDRYATGAGAATIAAAAQA, from the coding sequence ATGTCTACTCTTGAGATCAAGGACCTGCACGTCAGCATTGAGACGGAGCAGGGCACCAAGGAGATCCTGAAGGGCGTCAGCCTGACCATCAAGACCGGCGAGACCCACGCGATCATGGGCCCCAACGGTTCGGGCAAGTCCACCCTGGCCTCCACCATTGCCGGCCACCCGCGCTACACCGTCACCAGCGGCAGCATCACGCTGGACGGCGAAGACGTGCTGGCCATGAGCGTTGACGAGCGCGCCCGCGCCGGTGTCTTCCTCGCCATGCAGTACCCCGTGGAGGTTCCGGGCGTCACCATGACGAACTTCCTGCGCACCGCCAAGACCGCCATCGACGGCGAAGCACCGGCACTGCGCACCTGGACCAAGGACGTCAAGGCCGCCATGGCGCAGCTGCGCATCGACGCCGACTTCGCCCAGCGCAACGTCAACGAAGGCTTCTCCGGCGGTGAGAAGAAGCGCGTGGAAATCCTGCAGCTCGAGCTCTTCAAGCCGAAGTTCGCCGTCCTGGACGAGACCGACTCCGGCCTGGACGTCGACGCCCTCAAGGTTGTCTCCGAGGGCGTCAACCGCGCCCACGAAGGCGGCAACATGGGCACGCTGCTCATCACGCACTACACCCGCATCCTGCGCTACATCAAGCCGGACTTCGTCCACGTCTTCGTTGACGGCCAGGTTGTCGAGGAGGGCGGCCCCGAGCTGGCCGACCGTCTCGAAGAAGAGGGCTACGACCGCTACGCCACCGGCGCCGGCGCAGCCACCATCGCCGCAGCTGCACAGGCCTAG
- the sufB gene encoding Fe-S cluster assembly protein SufB translates to MTDQLAEKAVADGTVISEILEKNPELHGIGNYEYGWADKNDVGANARRGINDEVVRDISAKKNEPEWMLDLRLKGLKYFDRKPMPTWGADLSGIDFDNIKYFVRSTEKQAATWEDLPEDIRNTYEKLGIPEAERSRLVSGVAAQYESEVVYHQIREDLEAQGVIFLDTDTALREHPEIFQEYFGTIIPVGDNKFASLNTAVWSGGSFVYVPKGVHVDIPLQAYFRINTENMGQFERTLIIADEDSYVHYIEGCTAPIYTSDSLHSAVVEIIVKKGARVRYTTIQNWSTNVYNLVTKRAICEEGATMEWIDGNIGSKVTMKYPAVYLVGEHAKGETLSIAFAGEGQHQDTGSKMVHIAPNTKSSIISKSVARGGGRAAYRGLVQVREGAKHSANTVRCDALLVDTISRSDTYPYIDIREDDVVMGHEATVSRVSEEQLFYLMSRGMREDEAMAMIVRGFIEPIARELPMEYALELNRLIELQMEGSVG, encoded by the coding sequence ATGACGGACCAACTAGCAGAGAAAGCGGTAGCTGACGGCACTGTGATCTCGGAGATTCTGGAGAAGAATCCCGAACTGCACGGTATCGGAAACTACGAGTACGGCTGGGCCGACAAGAACGACGTCGGCGCCAACGCACGCCGTGGCATCAACGACGAGGTAGTCCGCGACATTTCGGCCAAGAAGAATGAGCCGGAATGGATGCTGGACCTGCGCCTGAAGGGCCTGAAGTACTTCGACCGCAAGCCCATGCCCACCTGGGGTGCAGACCTCTCGGGCATCGACTTCGACAACATCAAGTACTTCGTGCGCTCCACCGAGAAGCAGGCCGCCACGTGGGAAGACCTTCCGGAAGACATCCGGAACACCTACGAGAAGCTGGGCATCCCGGAAGCAGAGCGCAGCCGCCTCGTCTCCGGTGTCGCCGCGCAGTATGAGTCCGAGGTTGTGTACCACCAGATCCGCGAGGACCTGGAAGCCCAGGGCGTCATCTTCCTGGACACCGACACCGCACTGCGTGAACACCCGGAGATCTTCCAGGAGTACTTCGGCACCATCATCCCGGTGGGCGACAACAAATTCGCCTCGCTGAACACGGCCGTATGGTCCGGCGGTTCCTTCGTGTACGTGCCCAAGGGCGTCCACGTGGACATCCCGCTGCAGGCCTACTTCCGCATCAACACGGAAAACATGGGCCAGTTTGAGCGCACCCTGATCATCGCCGACGAGGACTCCTACGTCCACTACATCGAAGGCTGCACGGCTCCGATCTACACCTCGGACTCGCTGCACTCCGCCGTGGTGGAGATCATCGTGAAGAAGGGCGCCCGCGTCCGCTACACCACCATCCAGAACTGGTCCACCAACGTGTACAACCTGGTCACCAAGCGCGCCATCTGCGAAGAGGGCGCCACCATGGAATGGATCGATGGCAACATCGGCTCCAAGGTGACCATGAAGTACCCGGCCGTCTACCTCGTTGGCGAGCACGCCAAGGGCGAGACCCTGTCCATCGCCTTCGCCGGCGAAGGCCAGCACCAGGACACCGGCTCCAAGATGGTGCACATCGCGCCGAACACCAAGAGCTCCATCATCTCCAAGTCCGTGGCCCGTGGCGGCGGCCGTGCCGCCTACCGCGGCCTGGTCCAGGTCCGCGAGGGTGCCAAGCACTCCGCCAACACTGTGCGTTGCGACGCCCTGCTGGTGGACACCATCAGCCGTTCGGACACATACCCGTACATCGACATCCGTGAAGACGATGTGGTGATGGGCCACGAAGCCACCGTTTCCCGCGTCAGCGAAGAGCAGCTGTTCTATCTGATGTCCCGCGGCATGCGCGAGGACGAGGCCATGGCCATGATCGTGCGCGGCTTCATTGAGCCGATCGCCCGTGAGCTGCCCATGGAATACGCCCTTGAGCTGAACCGCCTGATTGAACTGCAGATGGAAGGATCGGTCGGTTAA
- a CDS encoding ABC transporter permease, whose product MSNALAGQQAGRDGHAGPAPILRRILLQGRYETLAMIRNGEQLILAVILPLLALVGLTVTPLLDGLGGSRIDVAVPGILALCAMSTAFTGQGIATGFDRRYGVLRFLSTTPLGRTGLIAGKILAVLVVLALQVMVVGAVAAMLGWQPRPEGWLPGLALLVLGAAAFTALGLLVAGTVRPEATLAITNLLWILLGALGGIVVPAERLPALAQGIVHFLPSGALGQALRDAFLHGVVPLPAVIVLVLWTVLAGAAAIRWFKWN is encoded by the coding sequence ATGAGCAACGCACTGGCCGGCCAGCAGGCAGGCCGGGACGGACACGCCGGACCAGCGCCCATCCTGCGCCGGATCCTGCTCCAAGGCCGCTACGAAACCCTGGCGATGATCCGCAACGGCGAACAGCTGATCCTTGCGGTCATCCTGCCCCTGCTCGCGCTGGTGGGCCTGACCGTCACGCCGCTTCTGGACGGCCTGGGCGGCAGCCGCATCGACGTCGCAGTGCCGGGCATCCTGGCGCTCTGCGCCATGTCCACGGCCTTCACCGGGCAAGGCATCGCCACCGGCTTTGACCGCCGCTACGGTGTGCTGCGCTTCCTTTCCACCACGCCGCTCGGACGGACCGGCCTGATCGCCGGGAAGATCCTGGCCGTGCTGGTGGTCTTGGCCCTCCAGGTCATGGTGGTCGGCGCCGTCGCTGCCATGCTCGGCTGGCAGCCGAGGCCCGAAGGCTGGCTGCCGGGCCTGGCCCTGCTGGTCCTGGGCGCCGCGGCATTCACCGCGCTGGGCCTGCTGGTGGCCGGCACGGTACGGCCCGAAGCCACCCTGGCCATCACCAACCTGCTGTGGATCCTGCTCGGGGCGTTGGGCGGCATCGTGGTGCCCGCCGAGCGCCTGCCCGCACTGGCCCAGGGCATCGTGCACTTCCTGCCCTCGGGGGCACTGGGCCAGGCGCTGCGGGATGCCTTCCTGCATGGCGTTGTGCCCCTGCCCGCCGTCATTGTCCTGGTGCTGTGGACGGTCCTGGCCGGTGCCGCAGCCATCCGCTGGTTCAAATGGAACTGA